The following coding sequences lie in one Bacillota bacterium genomic window:
- the prfB gene encoding peptide chain release factor 2 (programmed frameshift) gives MYDEILRELQPMKDKLTRLGRSLDLAGRRQEIAALEEKASDQAFWDDPQKAQDILKRTAALRSEAAAHEQLSSRLEEIEILCTLGEEEGDLSLADEARTKLSQLGKDLKDYEIRSLLQGDHDRNHAIISLHAGAGGTESQDWVQMLYRMYSRWAEIKRYEVEPLDILPGDEAGVKSVTFLVRGDFAYGFLKSEKGVHRLVRISPFDASSRRHTSFASVEVLPEIPEDQEVEIDTEDLRVDTFRSSGAGGQHVNKTDSAVRITHIPTGIVVSCQRERSQHSNRATAMRILRSKLLERQVEEREREMAALKGEQQEIAWGSQIRSYVFQPYSMVKDHRTGVEVGAVDRVMDGDIDIFINGFLESNLNGKA, from the exons GTGTACGACGAGATCCTGCGGGAACTGCAGCCCATGAAGGACAAACTCACCAGACTTGGGAGGTCTCTT GACTTAGCCGGGAGGCGCCAGGAGATAGCGGCACTGGAGGAGAAGGCATCTGACCAGGCCTTCTGGGACGATCCCCAGAAGGCCCAGGACATCCTGAAGCGCACCGCCGCCCTGAGGTCGGAGGCGGCTGCCCACGAGCAGCTCTCCTCGCGGCTGGAGGAGATCGAGATCCTGTGTACCCTGGGGGAGGAGGAGGGAGACCTCTCCCTGGCTGACGAGGCCAGGACGAAACTGTCCCAGCTGGGCAAGGACTTGAAGGACTACGAGATCAGGAGCCTGCTCCAGGGGGACCATGACAGGAACCATGCCATCATATCGCTTCACGCGGGGGCAGGAGGCACCGAATCCCAGGACTGGGTTCAGATGCTCTACCGGATGTACTCTCGCTGGGCCGAGATCAAGCGTTACGAGGTGGAGCCCCTGGACATCCTGCCCGGTGACGAGGCCGGGGTCAAGAGTGTGACCTTCCTGGTCAGGGGCGACTTCGCCTACGGTTTCCTGAAGTCGGAGAAGGGCGTCCACCGCTTGGTCCGGATCTCGCCCTTTGACGCCTCGTCCCGCCGCCATACATCATTCGCTTCTGTGGAGGTCCTCCCCGAGATCCCGGAGGATCAAGAGGTGGAGATAGACACCGAGGACCTGAGGGTGGACACCTTTCGTTCCAGTGGTGCCGGAGGGCAGCACGTCAACAAGACCGACTCTGCGGTTCGCATAACCCATATCCCCACTGGGATTGTGGTATCCTGCCAGCGGGAACGTTCCCAGCACTCTAACAGGGCCACGGCCATGCGCATTCTCCGCTCCAAGCTCCTGGAGCGCCAGGTAGAGGAGAGAGAGCGGGAGATGGCGGCCTTAAAGGGTGAGCAGCAGGAGATCGCCTGGGGAAGCCAGATCCGTTCCTACGTGTTCCAGCCCTACAGCATGGTGAAGGATCACCGGACCGGCGTGGAGGTGGGGGCCGTCGACCGGGTCATGGACGGGGACATCGATATCTTCATCAACGGGTTTCTCGAGAGTAACCTTAATGGCAAGGCCTGA